TGGCGTTTTCATTGCAAGTATCTGGTATGCAGTCAGAATCTCTGGGAAATACGGATAAGGACGTTTTTGATAAGTACGGTCTGGTTTGGATTGTGACAGACTATGCGATTGAGATTGACCGTCTGCCTCGCTACAATGAAAAGGTGACCATTACAACGGAAGCTATTTCCTATAATAAGATTTTCTGTTACCGTAATTTTTACATCACAGATGAAACTGGTCAGCAAATTATGCTCTTTAAGACTACCTTTGCTCTCATGGATTATGAAACGCGTAAGGTAGCAGAAGTACCAGATGAGGTGGTAGCACCTTATGGAGCTGATAAGACTAAAAAGTTGCTTAGAGGACCTCGCTATAAGGCTTTGGAAAATCCAATTGAGACTTTATATCGTGTGCGTTATTTTGACCTAGACATGAATGGTCACGTTAATAATAGCAAGTACTTGGAGTGGATGTTGGATGTTTTCGATTTGGACTTTTTGACCAAGTACACACCGGCCCATATTGACCTCAAGTATGTTAAGGAAATTCATCATGGATCAGAAATTTATTCAGGCTACGAGTTTGACCAAGAAAGTTTGAGCAGTCAACACCAGATTTGTGTGGATGGCAATATTCATGCTCAGGCTATTATCCAATGGAAAGAAATAGGAGACGAGTAGGATGACATATAAAGGTTATTTGATTGATTTAGATGGAACAATTTATAAGGGGAAGGACCGCATTCCTGAGGGAGAAGCCTTCGTTAAGGAGTTACAGAAGCGTCAGATTCCCTATCTTTTTGTGACGAATAACAGTATGCGTACACCAGAAATGGTCCAAGAACTTTTACGTAATCAGTGCGAATTGGAAACACCTCTTGAAACGATTTATACAGCAACCTTGGCGACAGTTGACTACATGAACGATATGAATCGTGGCAAGACGGTTTATGTTATTGGTGAGACTGGACTTAAATCTGCTATTGCGGATGCGGGTTATACGGTAGATGAGGAAAATCCTGCCTATGTGGTAGTGGGATTGGACCGTGACGTCACTTATGAAATGCTTGTTAAAGCAACCCTTGCTATCCACAAAGGGGCTATGTTTATTGGGACAAACCCAGATTTGAATATCCCAACAGAACGCGGTCTACTTCCAGGTGCTGGTTCCCTCTTGGCCCTCATCGAGGCAGCGACACGTGTGAAACCAATTGTTATTGGTAAACCTGAAGCAGTCATCATGAATAAAGCCTTAGATATCCTCGGGACAGAACGTAACCAGACAATCGTA
The DNA window shown above is from Streptococcus salivarius and carries:
- a CDS encoding acyl-ACP thioesterase domain-containing protein; translation: MGLKFSISYQIPFYETDITHQVKLPHLLAFSLQVSGMQSESLGNTDKDVFDKYGLVWIVTDYAIEIDRLPRYNEKVTITTEAISYNKIFCYRNFYITDETGQQIMLFKTTFALMDYETRKVAEVPDEVVAPYGADKTKKLLRGPRYKALENPIETLYRVRYFDLDMNGHVNNSKYLEWMLDVFDLDFLTKYTPAHIDLKYVKEIHHGSEIYSGYEFDQESLSSQHQICVDGNIHAQAIIQWKEIGDE
- a CDS encoding TIGR01457 family HAD-type hydrolase yields the protein MTYKGYLIDLDGTIYKGKDRIPEGEAFVKELQKRQIPYLFVTNNSMRTPEMVQELLRNQCELETPLETIYTATLATVDYMNDMNRGKTVYVIGETGLKSAIADAGYTVDEENPAYVVVGLDRDVTYEMLVKATLAIHKGAMFIGTNPDLNIPTERGLLPGAGSLLALIEAATRVKPIVIGKPEAVIMNKALDILGTERNQTIVVGDNYLTDITAGIKNDFPTLLVTTGFTKAEEVAGLPVKPDHVLASLAEWDFDAN